A genomic segment from Oncorhynchus clarkii lewisi isolate Uvic-CL-2024 chromosome 12, UVic_Ocla_1.0, whole genome shotgun sequence encodes:
- the LOC139421763 gene encoding NLR family CARD domain-containing protein 3-like, with product MKSDRSMYQPLNFREGDFSTEQRNQQERSESEIISGQSSQSHQTDLASIFSLLEEKIMTFVKNELKMFKRILSPELPEGFESQKQEVVDAEDKKQESTAREGALKITLHILRKMNQKELADTLEKNSDDHAVICQRELKSNLKKKFQCVFEGIAQQGNPTLLNNIYTELYITEGGTGEVNNEHELRQIETTTRKQARKETAIKCNDIFKPLTGQDKLIRTVLTKGVAGIGKTVSVQKFFLDWAEGKANQDVQFVFSFPFRELNLMKEDKHTFIELLNHFSMETKQSRISNYDKYKVLFIFDGLDECRLPLDFQKNKICCDVTESTSVDVLLTNLIKGNLLPYALLWITTRPATANKIPSACVDQVTEIRGFNDPQKEEYFRKRFSDEDLASRIISHIKTSRSLHIMCHIPVFCWISATVLEYMLKHKREEMPKTLTEMYTHLVVFHTKQKNEKYLGKEETGPHWNKESILSLGKLAFQQLVMGNLIFYEEDLKEAGIDVNEASVYSGLCTQLFKEECGLFQDKVYCFVHLSIQEFLAAVYVFLSFINNNENLMDELQTNDEPEVTFYKSAVDKALQSETGNLDLFLRFLLGLSLESNQKHLRGLLTKTRSSSQSHEETVKYIKEKIRENPSPERSINLFHCLNELNALVEEIQSFLRSGSLSKPNLSPAQWSALVFVLLTSEKELDVFDLKKFSRSEEGLLRLLPVVKASRAVLLSGCLVTEEGCASLVSALESNNSHLRELDLSSNDLKDSGVKLLSAGLGNPHCKLETLSLSGCLVTEEGCASLVSALRSNPSHLRELDLSYNHPGDSGVRLLSAGLEDPHCRLEKLNVEHGGENRMKPGLRKYVCDLTLNPNTVNRHLSLSEENRKVTCRREEQPYPDHPERFEDCRQVLCREGLTGRCYWEVEWSGRMFDIGVTYKGISRRGGVKDCCLGYNDKSWCLFCSDNSYSACHNNNHITIDVPSSSSHRVGVYLDWPAGTLSFYRASSDTLTHLITFTSTFTEPLYPGIRLCYDSSVSLK from the exons atgaagagtgaccgGTCTATGTATCAACCTCTAAACTTTAGAGAGGgagacttttctactgaacaaag aaaccaacaggagagatcagagtcagagattatcagtggtcagtcttcccagagtcatcaaacagacctggcctccatattcagt ttgcttGAAGAGAAAATTATGACATTTGTGAAGAACGAGCTGAAGATGTTCAAGAGGATTCTTAGTCCAGAACTCCCAGAAGGCTTTGAGAGTCAGAAGCAGGAAGTGGTGGATGCTGAAGATAAGAAGCAGGAGAGCACtgccagagagggggctctgaagatcacactgcacatcctgaggaaaatgaaccagaaggagcttgctgacacactggagaaaa ATTCAGATGATCATGCTGTGATTTGCCAACGTgaactcaaatctaatctaaagaagaagtttcaatgtgtatttgaggggatcgctcaacaaggaaacccaacacttctcaataaCATCTACACAGAGCTGtacatcacagagggtggaacaggagaggtcaataatgaacatgagctgagacagattgagacaacaaccaggaaacagGCAAGAAAAGAGACTGCAATCAAATGTAACGACATCTTCAAACCCTTAACTGGACAAGACAAACttatcagaactgtgctgacaaagggagtcgctggcattggaaaaacagtctctgtgcagaagttctttctggactgggctgaaggaaaagcaaaccaggatgtccaatttgtattttcattcccttttcgggagctgaatttgatgaaagaggacaaacacactttcattgaacttctcaatcacttctcaatggaaaccaaacaaTCAAGAATCTCAAACTACGACAAGTACAAAGTTTtgttcatctttgatggtctggatgaatgccgactgcccctagacttccagaagaacaagatctgttgtgacgtcacagagtcaacctcagtggatgttctgctgacaaatctcatcaagggaaatctgcttccctatgctctcctctggataactacccgacctgcaacagccaataagatcccttctgcgtgtgttgaccaggtgacagagatacgagggttcaatgacccacagaaggaggagtacttcaggaagagattcagtgatgaggacctggccagcagaatcatctcacacataaagacatcaaggagcctccacatcatgtgccacattccagtcttctgttggatttctgcaacagtccttgaatacatgctgaaacataagagagaagagatgcccaagactctgactgagatgtacacacaccttgtggtgtttcataccaaacagaagaatgaaaagtatcttgggaaagaagagacaggtcctcactggaataaagagagcattctgtcactgggaaaactggcttttcaacagcttgtgatgggcaatctgattttctatgaaGAAGACCTAAAAGAGGCTGGCATTGATGTTAATGAAGCCTCAGTGTACTCAGGATTGTGCACACAGctctttaaagaggaatgtgggctgttccaggacaaggtgtactgctttgttcatctgagcattcaggagtttctggctgctgtatatgtgttcctctcattcatcaacaacaatgagaATCTAATGGATGAACTGCAAACAAACGACGAGCCTGAAGTTACTTTCTACAAGAGTGCTGTGGATAAAGCCTTACAAAGTGAGACGGgaaacctggaccttttcctccgcttccttctgggcctctcactggagtccaatcagaagcacttacgaggtctactgacaaagacaagaagcagctcgcagagccatgaagaaacagtcaagtacatcaaggagaagatcagggagaatccctctccagagaggagcatcaatctgttccactgtctgaatgaactgaatgctctagtggaggagatccaaagcTTCCTGAGATCAGGAAGTCTCTCAAAACCCAACCTGtcacctgcacagtggtcagctctggtctttgtgttgctgacttcagaaaaggagctggatgtgtttgacctgaagaaattctccagatcagaggaaggtcttctgaggctgctgccagtggtcaaagcctccagagCTGTTCT gctgtcaggctgtctagtcacagaggaaggctgtgcttctctggtctcagctctggagtcaaacaactcacacctgagagagctggatctgagtagcaatgacctgaaggattcaggagtgaagctgctctctgctggactggggaatccccactgtaaactggagactctgag tCTGTCAGGatgtctagtcacagaggaaggctgtgcttctctggtctcagctctgaggtcaaacccctcacacctgagagagctggacctgagctacaatcacccaggagactcaggagtcagactgctctctgctggactggaggatccacactgcagactggagaaactcaa tgtggaacatggtggagagaacagaatgaaacctggacttagaaaat atgtctgtgatctcacactgaacccaaacacagtaaacagacacctctctctgtctgaggagaacagaaaggtgacatgtaggagagaggagcagccgtatcctgatcacccagagagatttgaggactgtagacaggtgctgtgtagagagggtctgactgggcgctgttactgggaggtagagtggagtgggagAATGTTTGAtataggagtgacatataaaggaatcaGCAGGAGAGGAGGGGTTAAGGACTGTTGTCTTGGATACAATGACAAGTCCTGGtgtctgttctgctctgacaACAGTTACTCTGCCTGTCACAATAATAATCACATTACCATAGACgtcccctcctccagctcccacagagtaggagtgtatctggactggccagccggcactctgtccttctatagagcctcctctgacacactgacccacctgatcacattcacctccacattcactgagcccctctatccagggatTAGGCTTTGTTATGACTCCTCAGTGTCCCTGAAATAA